GACAATACGATCCACATCCTCCCAGTAATCTGCGATCCCCGTAACGCTCATTTTTATACCCAGCGCCACCAAGTCACCAAGAAAGCATGTTTCCATTTCCAGGCGGCTAGTGCGGTTTACCCATGTCGGGATCCAACCTATTCGGTTGATACCCCAACTCCGCATGTGCTCGTAGCTTGAACGTACAAAGTCAACCGCATTACGATCACCTGCTACCAAGCCGTATCTCAGAAGTCCCCGTAGGAAAATACAGCGGCAATGAAAATGGGAATCGACATGTCCCTGTTCATAACCAGCCATCTCGTGGGGGTCACCTGGGTGTCCCCAGAACTTCGGCTTCATGCCAAATCGTGCAAACCGTCCTGCTAATTCAAGAGCCTGCTCATCTCCGGACTGATCAGCCCACTTCGACAGTCCCTGAAGGACAGAGCCGAAATAGCCGACGACAGACCCCTCGCCTGAATCGTGTTCATCAGCCGGTTCCGTGGTATGCAGCCAACCACCCCTCGGCATGCAGAACGGGTGTCCAACCCTGCAATCCGGAAAGTAGGCATAGTCATTCTGTTTAATCGCAACCGATTCCATTCCGCGCGCCATCTTACGCAATATATCGTTATAGCATCCATTTTCCTCCGAAAGCTGATTACGTACTGCGAGTACGCTCATCAGCCCGCCTGTAGCGGACGGCAAAGCCATGTCAACCTGCTTGGCATTGTATCTGTCGTTGCCGTGACTTGCGTAGGCGCTCATGTGCCAGGGTCTCTTGTCCGAATAACGTGCCCAGAAGAGACCATCCTCTTCCACACAGGACAACAGGAACGTGAGTAACCCCTCTTCTTTTTTGCGGTAGTCCTCACAGCCTGAGGCATAGCGCAACTGGCAGAAATTGTCCAATGTCTTAAAAGCAATTTCGATGTCAACGCCAGAATGCTTCATATACGGTGGATTGGCGTTCCAGTAGATTTCGAACCATAACAGGTTAT
This genomic window from bacterium contains:
- a CDS encoding glycoside hydrolase family 127 protein — encoded protein: MEINKRAQRNTNHLVKTIGSGHKATIYDTVIPDTLALAERCYLALQGVANTSDPEDDNLLWFEIYWNANPPYMKHSGVDIEIAFKTLDNFCQLRYASGCEDYRKKEEGLLTFLLSCVEEDGLFWARYSDKRPWHMSAYASHGNDRYNAKQVDMALPSATGGLMSVLAVRNQLSEENGCYNDILRKMARGMESVAIKQNDYAYFPDCRVGHPFCMPRGGWLHTTEPADEHDSGEGSVVGYFGSVLQGLSKWADQSGDEQALELAGRFARFGMKPKFWGHPGDPHEMAGYEQGHVDSHFHCRCIFLRGLLRYGLVAGDRNAVDFVRSSYEHMRSWGINRIGWIPTWVNRTSRLEMETCFLGDLVALGIKMSVTGIADYWEDVDRIVRNHLVEAQITNMAELKRIQGLVYNDIGSNEKDDSGLPATARATQTFLSEEDRNRTDNLICTDNVLKRSIGIFTSYLLPTSATNDRTMQCCTANGARGLFYAWEAITRICGEDGQVNLLLNRAAPWLDVKSHLPYEGKVVVHNKKCRRIFIRIPAWVRLNCVHLQVNGIDRHTSFAGQYCLTNNLKPGDTVELDFPMAEETFNRTAHAKTKFETQYTIQVRGNTVVDISPRDTKPQHYQFYRRNHLKKGGHTPMKKVTHNLVSEIPRW